One Malania oleifera isolate guangnan ecotype guangnan chromosome 9, ASM2987363v1, whole genome shotgun sequence DNA segment encodes these proteins:
- the LOC131164157 gene encoding probable aspartyl protease At4g16563, which produces MAASTLFLFLFLFLFLTILAQYTSSSNSEILLLPLTHSLSLSQFNSTPHLLKATSARSATRFHRRAQHLHHRQISLPLSPGSDYTLSFAVGSHPPQQISLYMDTGSDLVWFPCSPFQCILCEGKSDPSTAIAAVPNITASATAVHCKSPACSAAHSSLSSSDLCAIARCPLESIETSDCSSFSCPNFYYAYGDGSLIARLYRDVLSMRTSPSLNLENFTFGCAHSALAEPIGVAGFGRGVLSLPAQLATFSPQLGNRFSYCLVSHSFEPARVRRPSPLILGRYDDKEKIGSAGGEFVYTRMLNNPKHPYLYCVGLEGIAVGKAYIPAPAFLRRVDAEGNGGVVVDSGTTFTMLPSKLFESVATELDRRVGRVYKRAADTEDRTGLGPCYYLGDGAGRVPQVSLHLAGNSSVVVLPRKNYFYEFLDGRDGVGKKRRVGCLMLMNGGDEAESGGPGATLGNYQQQGFEVVYDLEERKVGFARRKCASLWDSLNHS; this is translated from the coding sequence ATGGCTGCCTCtactctcttcctcttcctcttcctcttcctcttcctcacaATTCTCGCCCAATACACTTCTTCCTCCAACTCCGAAATCCTGCTCCTTCCCCTAACCCACTCCCTCTCCCTTTCCCAATTCAACAGTACTCCCCATCTCCTCAAAGCCACCTCCGCCCGCTCCGCCACCCGCTTCCACCGCCGCGCCCAGCACCTCCACCACCGCCAAATTTCCCTCCCTCTATCCCCCGGCAGCGACTACACCCTCTCCTTCGCCGTCGGCTCCCACCCTCCCCAACAAATCTCCCTCTACATGGACACCGGCAGCGACCTCGTCTGGTTCCCCTGCTCCCCCTTCCAATGCATACTCTGCGAAGGCAAGTCCGACCCTTCCACCGCCATCGCCGCCGTCCCCAACATCACTGCTTCAGCCACGGCGGTCCACTGCAAGTCCCCTGCTTGCTCCGCCGCCCACTCGTCCCTTTCCTCTTCCGACCTCTGCGCAATCGCTCGCTGCCCGCTGGAATCGATCGAGACCTCCGATTGTTCTTCTTTCTCTTGCCCCAATTTCTACTACGCTTACGGCGACGGAAGCTTAATCGCTCGCCTCTATCGCGATGTTCTCTCTATGCGAACCTCTCCGTCTCTGAATCTCGAAAACTTCACATTTGGGTGCGCCCACTCAGCACTCGCCGAGCCCATCGGCGTCGCCGGCTTCGGCCGCGGAGTCCTCTCCCTCCCCGCCCAACTCGCTACTTTCTCCCCCCAACTTGGCAACCGATTCTCCTACTGTTTGGTCTCTCACTCGTTCGAACCAGCCCGAGTCCGCCGGCCGAGCCCTCTAATTCTGGGCCGCTACGACGACAAGGAGAAGATCGGCTCCGCCGGCGGTGAGTTCGTCTACACGCGGATGCTCAATAATCCCAAACACCCTTACCTCTACTGTGTTGGACTCGAGGGAATCGCCGTCGGGAAGGCGTATATCCCGGCGCCGGCGTTTCTCAGAAGGGTCGATGCAGAAGGAAATGGAGGGGTGGTGGTGGACTCGGGCACGACGTTCACTATGCTGCCTTCGAAGTTATTTGAATCGGTGGCGACTGAGTTGGATCGCCGAGTCGGGAGGGTGTACAAGCGGGCGGCTGACACGGAGGACCGGACCGGGCTGGGCCCGTGCTATTATCTCGGTGACGGGGCGGGGAGGGTGCCTCAGGTGTCGTTGCATTTGGCGGGGAATTCTAGCGTGGTAGTGCTGCCAAGGAAGAATTACTTCTACGAGTTTTTGGACGGTAGAGATGGGGTGGGGAAGAAGAGGAGGGTGGGGTGTCTGATGCTGATGAACGGTGGAGATGAGGCGGAGTCGGGTGGGCCGGGGGCCACTCTTGGGAACTATCAGCAGCAGGGGTTCGAGGTGGTGTATGATTTGGAGGAGCGGAAGGTTGGGTTCGCCCGGCGGAAGTGCGCATCGCTCTGGGACAGCCTGAATCATAGCTAA